In Nicotiana tabacum cultivar K326 chromosome 11, ASM71507v2, whole genome shotgun sequence, a single window of DNA contains:
- the LOC107800563 gene encoding uncharacterized protein LOC107800563, whose protein sequence is MVIQILEDMLRACIIEFEGSWDRHLALIEFAYNNSYQSSIGMFSYEALYRRKCRTPLCWSEVGERKLVGPEIVQQTEDKVKIIKDRLKISSDRQKSYADLKRRELSIRYRSDPSHVLPIESIEVNPDLTYEEEPIQILAHEIKELRNKRIPLVKALWKNHSGEEATWEREEDMRV, encoded by the exons ATGGTAatacaaatcttggaggatatgcttcgagcctgCATTATCGAGTTTGAGGGTAGTTGGGACAGACACTTAGCCctgatagaatttgcttacaataatagctaccaatcaagtATAGGCATGTTTTCTTATGAAGCTTTATATAGGAGAAAATGTAGAACGCCTCTTTGTTGGAGCGAGGTTGGTGAAAGAAAATTGGTGGGTCCTGAGATTGTGCAACAAACTGAAGATAAGGTGAAAATCATCAAGGATCGTTTGAAAATTTCTTCAGATAGACAAAAGTCCTATGCTGATCTAAAAAGGCGTGAATTGAGCATCAG ATACCGCtcagatccatctcatgttcttcCTATTGAGTCTATTGAGGTTAATCCTGATTTGACATATGAAGAAGAACCAATCCAAATCTTAGCGCATGAGATAAAAGAGCTTAGAAATAAGAGAATCCCCTTAGTGAAGGCTCTTTGGAAAAATCATTCAGGCGAGGAAGCTACCTGGGAGCGAGAAGAGGATATGCGAGTTTAA